One genomic segment of Bradyrhizobium prioriisuperbiae includes these proteins:
- a CDS encoding CusA/CzcA family heavy metal efflux RND transporter, with translation MDRFVALSVKRRFLMLGLFAVVFIGGLIAFRQLNIEAYPDPTPPMVDIVTQSPGLSAEEIERYITIPIETQLAGIKNLRTIRTISLYGLSDVKLQFSFDYTYDEAQQQVLNRLGQLAPLPGNVQPQISPLSAIGEIFRYRLVGPPSNYSVMDLKTLQDWVLQRRFRAVPGVIDVTGWGGKTKTYEIQVDFNKLVANGLTLPQLLQAVGNANINVGGNTVNIGSQSAVVRGVGLIRSVDDLGSTMISQSGGNPVLVRDVATVTIGEKPRLGIAGKDADNDIVQGIVLMRRGEQSSPTIARVEQLVNSINSSSILPPGVRIERIYDRKDLIETTTHTVLHNMVVGILLIVLLQWIFLGDLRSAIIVGATIPFALFFAVIILVLRGESANLLSVGAIDFGLIVDGTVIMVEAIFRRLSQTTALSSDEEAAISPETMMGMKSHAIYSASADVARSIFFAAAIIIAAFLPLFTLSGVEGNIFGPMARTYAYALAGGLIATFTITPALSAIILPAHMHETETRIVAFLHRLYMPLLRWAVGNQKIMLGAAVGLVLLTALAIRLLGLEFLPKLEEGNLWIRATLPSTISLEEGNTYVNEMRKMIKERPEVESVVSQHGRPDDGTDAAGFFNAEFFAPLKPASQWPGTKDKDELTGQLLAKLQDKFPGVEFNFSQYLQDNVAEAVSGVKGENSIKLYGNDLVALTNTANKIKSVLSTVRGVTDLSVFTSLGQPTIQIDVDRARAARYGLSPGDINATIRVAIGGDSAGDIYEPGSDRHFPIIVRLAPEYRKSAEAIQNLRIGAQGPSGVTQIPLSEVATIQLVSGAAYIYREQQERYLPIKFSVRERDLGSAIKEAQDKVNEQVQLPPGSRLEWVGEFGNLQDAIRRLSIVVPISLALIAAMLWFNFGSMGDTLLAMSVIPMAVFGGVLGLLLSGIPFSVSAAIGFIALFGIAVMDGIIILSQYNQLIDEGYERIKAVIRTGELQMRPVLMTCAVAGIGLLPAALSGGIGSQVQKPLAVVVVTGMLLAPIMILVTLPVLIAAFSRRGR, from the coding sequence ATGGATCGCTTCGTTGCCCTTTCGGTCAAGCGCCGCTTCCTGATGCTCGGCCTGTTCGCCGTGGTCTTCATCGGCGGCCTGATCGCCTTCCGGCAACTGAACATCGAGGCCTATCCGGATCCGACCCCGCCGATGGTCGACATCGTGACCCAAAGTCCGGGTTTGTCGGCCGAGGAGATCGAGCGCTACATCACCATTCCGATCGAGACCCAGCTCGCCGGCATCAAGAACCTGCGCACCATCCGCACCATCTCGCTGTACGGCCTGTCCGACGTCAAACTGCAGTTCTCGTTCGACTACACCTATGACGAAGCCCAGCAGCAAGTACTCAACCGTCTCGGCCAGCTGGCGCCGCTGCCCGGCAACGTGCAGCCGCAGATTTCGCCACTCAGCGCCATCGGTGAAATCTTCCGCTACCGGCTGGTGGGGCCGCCGTCCAACTACAGCGTGATGGACCTCAAGACCCTGCAGGACTGGGTGCTGCAGCGCAGATTCCGCGCCGTGCCCGGCGTGATCGACGTCACCGGCTGGGGTGGCAAGACCAAGACCTATGAAATTCAGGTCGACTTCAACAAGCTGGTCGCCAATGGCCTGACCTTGCCGCAGCTGCTGCAGGCGGTCGGCAATGCCAACATCAATGTCGGCGGCAACACCGTCAATATTGGCAGCCAGTCTGCGGTGGTGCGCGGCGTCGGCCTGATCCGCTCCGTCGACGACCTCGGCTCGACCATGATCTCGCAGAGCGGCGGCAACCCCGTCCTGGTCAGGGACGTTGCGACGGTGACGATCGGCGAGAAACCGCGGCTCGGCATCGCCGGCAAGGACGCCGACAACGATATCGTGCAGGGCATCGTGTTGATGCGCCGCGGTGAGCAGAGTTCGCCGACCATCGCGCGCGTCGAGCAACTGGTCAATTCGATCAACAGCTCCAGCATCTTGCCACCGGGCGTGCGGATCGAACGCATCTACGACCGCAAGGACCTGATCGAGACCACCACCCACACCGTGCTGCACAACATGGTGGTCGGCATTCTGCTGATCGTTCTGCTGCAGTGGATTTTCCTCGGTGACCTGCGCAGCGCCATCATCGTCGGCGCGACCATTCCGTTTGCGTTGTTCTTCGCCGTCATCATCCTGGTGCTGCGCGGGGAATCCGCCAATTTGCTGTCGGTCGGCGCCATCGATTTCGGCCTGATCGTCGATGGCACCGTGATCATGGTGGAGGCGATCTTCCGCCGGTTGTCGCAGACCACGGCGCTGTCCAGCGACGAAGAGGCCGCGATCTCGCCCGAGACCATGATGGGCATGAAGAGCCACGCGATCTACAGCGCCTCCGCCGACGTGGCCCGCTCAATCTTTTTTGCCGCCGCCATCATCATTGCGGCCTTCCTGCCGCTGTTCACCCTGAGCGGTGTCGAGGGCAACATCTTCGGCCCGATGGCGCGCACCTATGCCTATGCGCTGGCCGGCGGCCTCATCGCCACCTTCACCATCACGCCGGCGCTGAGCGCCATCATCCTGCCGGCGCACATGCATGAAACCGAGACGCGGATCGTCGCGTTCCTGCATCGCCTCTATATGCCGCTGCTGCGCTGGGCGGTCGGCAACCAGAAGATCATGCTCGGGGCCGCCGTCGGCCTCGTACTTTTGACCGCGCTGGCGATCCGGCTGCTCGGGCTCGAATTCCTGCCGAAGCTGGAAGAAGGCAATCTCTGGATCCGCGCCACGCTGCCGTCGACGATCTCGCTGGAAGAGGGCAACACCTACGTCAACGAGATGCGCAAGATGATCAAGGAGCGGCCCGAGGTCGAATCCGTGGTCTCCCAGCATGGCCGGCCCGACGATGGCACTGATGCCGCCGGCTTCTTCAATGCGGAGTTTTTCGCGCCCTTGAAGCCGGCGAGCCAGTGGCCCGGCACCAAGGACAAGGACGAACTGACCGGCCAGTTGCTGGCGAAACTGCAGGACAAGTTTCCGGGGGTCGAATTCAACTTCTCGCAGTATCTGCAGGACAACGTCGCCGAGGCGGTCTCCGGCGTGAAGGGCGAGAACTCGATCAAGCTCTACGGCAACGATCTGGTCGCGCTCACCAACACCGCCAACAAGATCAAGTCGGTGCTGTCCACGGTGCGCGGTGTCACCGATCTGTCGGTGTTCACGTCGCTCGGACAGCCGACCATCCAGATCGACGTCGACCGCGCCCGCGCCGCCCGTTACGGGCTGTCGCCCGGCGACATCAATGCGACGATCCGGGTCGCGATCGGCGGCGATAGCGCCGGCGATATCTACGAGCCGGGCAGCGATCGGCATTTCCCGATCATCGTCCGCCTCGCGCCGGAGTATCGCAAGAGCGCGGAAGCGATTCAGAACCTGCGGATCGGCGCGCAGGGGCCGAGCGGCGTGACGCAGATTCCGCTCAGCGAGGTCGCGACCATCCAGCTGGTGTCGGGCGCGGCCTACATCTACCGCGAGCAGCAGGAACGCTATCTGCCGATCAAGTTCTCGGTGCGCGAGCGCGATCTCGGCAGCGCGATCAAGGAAGCCCAGGACAAGGTCAACGAGCAGGTGCAGTTGCCGCCTGGTTCGCGGCTGGAGTGGGTCGGCGAGTTCGGCAATCTCCAGGACGCGATCCGGCGCCTGTCCATCGTGGTGCCGATCAGCCTGGCGCTGATCGCCGCCATGCTGTGGTTCAATTTCGGATCGATGGGAGACACGCTGCTCGCGATGAGCGTGATCCCGATGGCGGTGTTCGGCGGCGTGCTCGGCCTGCTGCTCAGTGGCATTCCGTTCAGCGTCTCGGCCGCGATCGGCTTCATCGCCTTGTTCGGCATCGCGGTGATGGACGGCATCAT
- a CDS encoding efflux RND transporter periplasmic adaptor subunit translates to MAANSHGQLEVSSQSRRGSLLRYTPSAAEWASLTVEPCRERAFRAENVTEGKIAVDEDRSTPVFSPYAGRVTKLLARPGDQVVQGQSLLIIEATDTVQGQNDFVAAAAAVNKAKSQLELAQLQDKRAKDLFEGKAAPLKDYQQSQATLIGAQNDMRSAETALEASRNRLRILGFNDEAIATFQDKGRINPETKVYAPLAGTVVQRKVGPGQYINTGAADPVFVIGDLSTVWLTAYVRESEVASVSVGQDLAFSVLSAPGRTYKARIDYVAAAIDPATRRLLVRATVDNTDASLKPEMFANVTIYSGGNRPAVGVPKQALIYEGDQVRVWVVHDDKSIELRSIKVGLANSDLVEVKSGLTPDEKIVTKGSLFIDRAASGS, encoded by the coding sequence ATGGCCGCGAATTCCCATGGCCAGCTCGAGGTGTCGAGCCAGTCCCGCAGGGGCAGCCTGCTGCGCTACACGCCGAGCGCTGCGGAATGGGCGAGCCTGACTGTCGAGCCCTGCCGCGAGCGTGCATTCCGGGCCGAGAATGTCACCGAAGGCAAGATCGCGGTTGATGAGGATCGCTCCACCCCGGTGTTCTCGCCCTACGCCGGCCGGGTCACCAAGCTGTTGGCGCGCCCGGGCGATCAGGTGGTGCAGGGGCAGTCGCTGCTGATCATCGAAGCCACCGACACCGTGCAGGGCCAGAATGATTTCGTCGCGGCGGCCGCTGCGGTCAATAAAGCCAAATCCCAGCTCGAGCTGGCGCAGCTTCAGGATAAGCGCGCCAAAGACTTGTTCGAAGGCAAGGCGGCGCCGCTGAAGGACTATCAGCAGTCGCAGGCGACGCTGATCGGCGCGCAGAACGACATGCGTTCGGCCGAGACCGCGCTGGAGGCGTCGCGTAACCGGCTGCGCATCCTCGGCTTCAACGACGAGGCGATTGCAACGTTTCAGGACAAGGGTCGGATCAATCCCGAGACCAAGGTCTATGCGCCGCTCGCCGGCACCGTCGTGCAGCGCAAGGTGGGACCGGGCCAATACATCAACACCGGCGCTGCTGATCCGGTGTTCGTGATCGGCGATCTGTCGACGGTCTGGCTGACGGCCTATGTGCGCGAGAGCGAGGTGGCTTCCGTCAGCGTCGGCCAGGATCTCGCCTTCTCGGTGCTGTCGGCGCCCGGGCGCACCTACAAAGCCCGCATCGACTATGTCGCGGCGGCGATCGATCCGGCGACCCGCCGGCTTCTGGTGCGCGCCACCGTGGACAACACCGATGCGTCGCTGAAGCCGGAAATGTTCGCCAATGTGACGATCTATTCCGGCGGCAACCGGCCGGCCGTCGGCGTGCCGAAGCAGGCGCTGATCTATGAAGGCGACCAGGTGCGGGTCTGGGTCGTACACGACGACAAGTCGATCGAGCTGCGCAGCATCAAGGTCGGTCTTGCCAACAGCGACCTGGTGGAAGTGAAGAGCGGCCTGACCCCCGATGAGAAGATCGTGACCAAGGGCAGCTTGTTCATTGACCGCGCGGCGTCTGGCAGCTAG
- a CDS encoding CoA transferase, whose protein sequence is MKTNRDILAELWALAGGDPSVLGSITLSGAESVLPSSFRVDTAAQVTIAAAGLAAASIWQARSGRMQNVAVDLQHAAIECRSERYLRVDGKPPPPAWDAIAGVYTTGDGRFVRLHTNFPHHRDAVCKVLACKPERDDVQRALMQWQGEAFETAAYAGGCVVSLMRSHDEWSATGQAQALASLPVLTIEKIGEADPRPWPAGDRPLSGLRVLDLSRVIAGPVAGRTLAAHGADVMLMSSPKLPAIPWLVIDTGRGKLSASADLTTEEGRATLRGLLAESDVFSQGYRPQGLAALGFSPEQVAQASPGIVYVSLSAYGHVGPWSRRRGFDSLVQTAAGFNHAEGVAAGTTGPKELPMQILDHASGYLMAFGAMMARLRQSREGGSWHVRVSLAQTGRWQWDLGRLPQGLATADLTSEAIRPVVEEAESGFGRLVAVRHSAILSQTPAAWSRPAVPLGSSPPQWPTRG, encoded by the coding sequence ATGAAAACCAATCGCGATATCCTCGCTGAGCTCTGGGCGCTGGCCGGCGGTGATCCGTCAGTGCTCGGCTCGATCACACTGAGCGGGGCGGAGTCGGTGCTGCCGTCGTCGTTCCGGGTCGACACTGCGGCGCAAGTCACCATCGCAGCCGCGGGCCTCGCCGCCGCCTCCATCTGGCAGGCGCGTTCTGGGCGAATGCAGAATGTTGCTGTTGATCTGCAGCATGCGGCGATTGAATGCCGCAGTGAACGTTACCTGCGCGTCGACGGCAAGCCGCCACCGCCGGCGTGGGATGCGATCGCCGGTGTCTACACCACCGGTGACGGACGCTTCGTGCGGCTGCACACCAATTTCCCCCATCACCGCGACGCCGTCTGCAAGGTGCTTGCCTGCAAGCCGGAGCGTGATGATGTGCAGCGCGCCCTGATGCAGTGGCAGGGTGAAGCCTTCGAGACCGCAGCCTATGCCGGCGGCTGTGTGGTGTCGCTGATGCGCTCCCATGATGAGTGGTCGGCCACAGGACAGGCCCAGGCGCTCGCGTCCTTGCCGGTCCTGACCATCGAAAAAATCGGTGAAGCCGATCCGCGCCCGTGGCCCGCAGGCGATCGTCCGCTGTCCGGATTGCGCGTGCTCGATCTGTCGCGCGTGATTGCCGGTCCCGTGGCCGGCCGCACGCTGGCGGCGCACGGCGCTGATGTCATGCTGATGTCGAGCCCGAAGCTGCCGGCGATCCCGTGGCTGGTGATCGATACCGGACGCGGCAAGCTGTCGGCGTCCGCTGACCTCACGACGGAGGAGGGCCGTGCCACGTTGCGCGGCCTGCTCGCGGAGTCCGATGTGTTTTCCCAGGGCTATCGCCCGCAGGGCCTGGCGGCGCTCGGTTTTTCGCCGGAACAGGTGGCGCAGGCCAGCCCCGGCATCGTCTATGTGTCGCTGTCGGCCTATGGGCATGTCGGTCCCTGGTCGAGGCGCCGCGGGTTCGACTCTCTGGTGCAGACTGCGGCGGGTTTCAACCATGCCGAGGGTGTGGCGGCCGGTACAACTGGACCCAAGGAACTGCCGATGCAGATCCTCGATCACGCCAGCGGATACCTGATGGCTTTCGGTGCCATGATGGCGCGGCTGCGCCAGTCGCGCGAAGGCGGCAGCTGGCACGTTCGTGTGTCGCTGGCCCAGACCGGACGCTGGCAGTGGGATCTGGGCCGGCTCCCGCAGGGTCTTGCGACCGCGGACCTCACAAGCGAGGCGATCAGGCCGGTGGTTGAGGAGGCTGAATCGGGGTTCGGCCGGCTGGTCGCGGTCCGGCATTCCGCGATTCTGTCACAAACGCCGGCGGCCTGGTCGCGGCCCGCTGTCCCGCTCGGCAGCAGTCCACCACAGTGGCCGACGCGCGGGTGA
- a CDS encoding error-prone DNA polymerase, with amino-acid sequence MSTPDYAEIGITTNFSFLRGGSQPQEYVHEASELRLPAIGIADRNTLAGVVRAYSELDNDEVEHKPKLLIGARLVFSDDTPDILVYPRDRPAYGRLCRLLSVGKLRAEKGECHLTLPDLLGFAEGQLLVVALPHRFETAEGLKVLSTLQQSDADGVWLAASVLYRGDDKRRLARLWHLAQDAEVPLLATNEVLYHHRARRVLQDVLTCVREKTTIEAVGRRLEANAERHLKPAAEMVRLFQQLPDAITETMRFADRITFSLSELKYQYPDEPVPPGKTAQQHLEDLVREGVERRYPGGIDDKLAATLRKELDLIRKLEYAHYFLTVNDIVHYARSEHILCQGRGSAANSAVCYVLGVTSVDPTKVDLLFERFLSQERSEPPDIDVDFEHSRREEVMQYVYRRYGRHRAAIVATVIHYRPRSAIRDVGKALGLTEDVTAALADTVWGSWGDGLSDMQIKQAGLDPTNPMIRRAVELASELITFPRHLSQHVGGYVLTQDRLDTFVPIGNAAMDDRTFIEWDKDDIDALKMMKVDVLALGMLTCIRKCLDLIDLHKGERWELATIPAEQKPVYDMLSRGESLGVFQVESRAQMNMLPRLRPKEFYDLVIEVAIVRPGPIQGNMVHPYLKRRNGIEKVVYPSPSPDHGPADELEKVLRRTLGVPLFQEQAMRIAIEAAKFTPDEANQLRRAMATFRHMGTIHTFEQKMVGNLTERGYPEEFAKNCFNQIKGFGEYGFPESHAASFAQLVYVSSWLKHFHPDAFACGLLNSQPMGFYAPAQIVADAHKNGVTVRDIDVSFSEGQNTLEERCGRYHALRLGFRQIDGFHVRDVDDPKTWSQDDWDQRIIDARAKRSFASLEDFARDTALPKRALILLADADAFRSLGLDRRAALWAVRRLPDDIPLPLFSAAIARELPDEAAQPLPAMPLSEHVVADYQTIRLSLKGHPMQFLRARFTQERVLSCEDATALRNGSFTRCAGVILVRQRPGSAKGVVFLTIEDETGIANIVVWSKTMERFRKEVMGARLVLIEGRIQSSEGVVHLVAERLIDRSQDLVALANDALVRPVLPAGARLADPPKQVRPEDPAMPAPKHRHPRNVRILPNSRDFH; translated from the coding sequence ACCGCAACACACTGGCAGGCGTTGTGCGCGCCTACAGCGAACTCGACAATGACGAGGTCGAGCACAAGCCGAAGCTGTTGATTGGGGCGCGGCTGGTCTTCAGCGATGATACCCCGGACATTCTGGTCTATCCGCGCGATCGCCCGGCCTATGGCAGGCTCTGTCGGCTGCTGAGCGTTGGCAAGCTCAGGGCCGAGAAGGGTGAGTGTCATCTGACGCTTCCGGATCTGTTGGGGTTTGCCGAGGGACAGCTTCTCGTCGTGGCGCTCCCGCATCGCTTCGAGACCGCGGAGGGTCTCAAGGTCTTGAGCACACTGCAGCAGAGTGACGCGGACGGCGTCTGGCTCGCCGCCAGCGTGCTGTATCGCGGCGACGACAAGCGCCGGCTGGCACGGCTGTGGCATCTGGCGCAAGACGCCGAGGTGCCGCTGCTGGCCACCAACGAGGTGCTTTATCATCATCGCGCGCGCCGGGTCCTGCAGGACGTGCTGACCTGTGTGCGCGAAAAAACCACCATCGAGGCTGTCGGCCGGCGGCTTGAGGCCAATGCCGAACGGCACCTGAAGCCTGCGGCCGAGATGGTTCGGCTATTTCAGCAACTCCCGGACGCGATAACCGAGACCATGCGGTTTGCCGACCGCATCACTTTTTCGCTCAGCGAACTCAAGTACCAGTATCCCGACGAGCCGGTGCCGCCGGGCAAGACCGCGCAGCAGCACCTGGAAGATCTGGTGAGGGAGGGGGTAGAGCGGCGCTATCCTGGCGGCATCGATGACAAACTTGCGGCGACGCTCAGGAAGGAACTCGATCTCATTCGGAAACTCGAATACGCGCACTATTTTCTGACGGTCAACGACATCGTCCATTATGCGCGTTCAGAACATATCCTGTGCCAGGGCCGGGGATCGGCGGCCAATTCCGCGGTCTGTTATGTGCTCGGCGTGACATCGGTCGATCCGACCAAGGTGGATCTGCTGTTCGAGCGGTTCCTGTCCCAGGAGCGTAGCGAACCGCCGGACATCGATGTCGATTTCGAGCATTCGCGGCGCGAAGAGGTGATGCAGTATGTCTACCGGCGCTATGGCCGCCATCGCGCGGCCATTGTCGCCACCGTGATCCATTATCGGCCGCGCAGCGCCATCCGCGATGTCGGCAAGGCGCTGGGCCTAACCGAAGACGTTACCGCGGCGCTGGCCGACACGGTGTGGGGCAGCTGGGGCGATGGTCTCAGTGACATGCAGATCAAACAGGCGGGGCTCGATCCCACCAATCCCATGATCCGCCGCGCCGTCGAACTTGCCTCCGAGCTGATCACCTTTCCGCGGCATCTGTCCCAGCATGTCGGCGGTTATGTGCTGACTCAGGACCGGCTGGATACTTTCGTGCCGATCGGCAACGCCGCCATGGACGACCGCACCTTCATCGAATGGGACAAGGACGACATCGACGCGCTCAAGATGATGAAGGTCGACGTGCTGGCGCTCGGCATGCTGACCTGCATCCGCAAGTGCCTCGATCTGATCGATCTCCACAAGGGCGAACGCTGGGAACTGGCGACCATCCCGGCCGAGCAGAAGCCTGTCTACGACATGCTGTCGCGCGGGGAATCGCTCGGCGTGTTTCAGGTCGAAAGCCGCGCCCAGATGAACATGTTGCCGCGCCTGCGGCCGAAGGAATTTTATGATCTTGTGATCGAGGTCGCCATTGTTCGCCCCGGCCCGATCCAGGGCAACATGGTGCATCCGTATCTGAAACGGAGAAACGGCATCGAGAAAGTCGTCTATCCATCGCCGTCACCCGATCATGGCCCTGCCGATGAACTCGAGAAGGTGCTGCGTCGGACCTTGGGCGTGCCGCTGTTCCAGGAACAGGCGATGCGGATCGCGATCGAAGCCGCGAAATTTACGCCGGACGAAGCCAATCAGTTGCGCCGGGCCATGGCGACCTTCCGCCATATGGGAACGATTCATACTTTTGAACAGAAGATGGTCGGCAATCTGACGGAGCGCGGATATCCGGAAGAGTTCGCGAAGAACTGCTTTAACCAGATCAAGGGTTTTGGCGAATACGGTTTTCCGGAAAGTCATGCGGCGAGTTTTGCGCAACTGGTTTATGTGTCGTCCTGGCTCAAGCACTTCCACCCCGATGCTTTCGCCTGCGGCCTGCTCAATTCACAGCCGATGGGATTTTACGCGCCGGCGCAGATCGTTGCCGATGCGCACAAGAACGGCGTCACCGTGCGCGATATCGATGTGTCCTTCAGCGAGGGACAAAACACATTGGAAGAGCGCTGCGGACGATATCATGCGTTGCGGCTCGGCTTCCGGCAGATTGACGGCTTCCATGTGCGCGATGTCGATGATCCAAAAACATGGTCGCAGGACGATTGGGATCAGCGGATTATCGATGCGCGTGCAAAGCGGTCCTTCGCTTCGCTGGAGGATTTCGCCCGCGACACTGCGCTGCCGAAGCGGGCGCTGATCCTGCTGGCGGATGCGGACGCGTTCCGCTCGCTTGGGCTCGATCGCCGGGCCGCGCTGTGGGCGGTGCGGCGGCTGCCGGATGATATTCCGCTGCCGCTGTTCTCCGCTGCGATTGCGCGCGAGTTGCCCGATGAAGCAGCGCAGCCGCTGCCGGCGATGCCGCTGTCCGAGCATGTGGTGGCGGATTATCAGACCATCCGTCTGTCGCTGAAGGGCCATCCGATGCAGTTCCTGCGCGCGCGCTTTACGCAGGAGCGGGTGCTGTCCTGCGAGGATGCGACGGCCCTGCGCAACGGCAGTTTCACCCGCTGCGCCGGCGTTATCCTGGTGCGGCAGCGGCCGGGCAGCGCCAAAGGCGTGGTGTTCCTTACCATCGAGGATGAAACCGGCATTGCCAACATCGTGGTGTGGTCCAAGACCATGGAGCGCTTCCGCAAGGAGGTGATGGGCGCGCGGCTGGTGCTGATCGAGGGACGGATCCAGAGCTCCGAGGGCGTCGTGCATCTGGTGGCGGAACGTTTGATCGACCGCTCGCAGGATCTGGTCGCGCTCGCCAACGATGCCCTGGTGCGGCCGGTCTTGCCGGCCGGCGCGCGGCTGGCCGATCCGCCGAAGCAGGTCCGCCCAGAGGATCCCGCGATGCCCGCACCAAAGCATCGCCATCCGCGCAACGTTCGCATTCTGCCGAATTCGCGTGATTTCCACTAA